In Anomaloglossus baeobatrachus isolate aAnoBae1 chromosome 6, aAnoBae1.hap1, whole genome shotgun sequence, the genomic stretch cagagtggaccctccaatctcacagactgggggctagatcattacttgcagtggaagatgaaggttcactcaaggatgccactgacaggcagatggagctctggttgaaatccatctatgaagcgatcggcgcttcttttgccccagcattcgcagccgtatgggcgctacaagctatctcagcaggtcaagcgcaaattgaagcagccacatgcacgtccgcgccacaagtggcatccattacctcccaaacctcggcaacgctattagtgctgtcctggactctgcgagctgtacggcggttgcggccgccaattcgggggtactccgcagggccttatggctacgggaatggaaggcagattctgcttccaaaaaagcgcttaaccagtttgccaatttgtggcgacaggttgtttggcgagcgtctggatgaagtcatcaaacaatccaagggaaaggatacatacttaccccagtcccaaccaaacatatcccaacagaggagagggcagtcgaggtttcgctcctctcggggcgcgggcaggtcccaattctcctcgtccacaaggtctcagaaagacaaaggagctctgatgcagggcggtctaagtcacgtccaaacagacgggtaaaaaccaggcggttccggatggaatccctccgctccgtcatcgcctcaatgtcccaaggagatttccttgcatcaatcgatatcaaaaatgcttatccccatgtaccgattgctccagagcaccagcgcttcttgcgcttcgccataggacacgaatacctgcaattcgtggcactgccgttcggcctggcaacagccccacgggtttttaccaaggttatggctactgtagtagcgcttctacactccctgggtcactcggtgatccagtatttggacgatctgctgatcaaggcaccctctatagaggcatgccaacgcagccttgacgctaccctggaaactctccagggtttcgggtggatcagcaattctccaaagtcaaatctgacaccggcccaatcgctgacatatcttggcacgaagtttcatactctcagcgatagtgaagcttccgctgatcaaacagcagtcactacggaaaggggtacaatctctccttcaaggccagtcacatcccgggaggcgcctcacgcacttcctggggaagatggtgacagcaatggaggcagtccctttcgcgcaatttcacctgcgtccccttcaatgggacatcctatgcaaatgggacaggaagccgacgtccctcgtcaggaccgtctccctctctcagacgaccaaagcttccctttggtggtggcttattcccacttcattagcgaaggggaaatctttcctaccctcatcctgggaagtagtcacgacggacgcgagtctgtcagggtggggagcggtttttctccaccacagggctcagggtacgtggacccagcaagagttctcgcttcagatcaatgttctggagatcagagcagtctatcttgccctgaaagctttccagcagtggctggaaggcaagcagatcagaattcagtcggacaattccacagtggtggcatacatcaaccaccaaggcggcacacgcagtcggcaagcctcccaggaagtccggcggattttgatgtgggtggaagccacggcctccaccatctctgcagttcacattccaggcgtggaaaactgggaagcggattatctcagtcgccagggcatggacacaggggaatggtcccttcacccgggcgtgtttcaggagatctgttgccgctggggggtgccggacgtcgacttcatggcgtcccggcacaattacaaggtaccgacgttcatggcacggtctcaagatcccagagctctggcggcagacgccttagttcaggattggtcgcagtttcagctcccttatgtgttcctccgctggcactgttgcccagtgtgttacgcaagatcaggaccgactgccgccgcgtcatcctcgtcgctccagactggccgaggaggtcgtggtacccggatctgtggcttctcacggtcggccaaccgtgggcactaccagaccgaccagacttgttatctcaagggccgttttttccatctcaattctgtggccctcaacctgactgtgtggccattgagtcctggatcctagcgtcttcaggattatctcaagacgtcattgccactatgagacaggctaggaaaccaacgtccgccaagatctaccacaggacgtggaaaattttcctgtcgtggtgctctgctcagggttcttctccctagcactttgccttgcccattttttctgtccttccttcaatctggactggaaaagggtttgtcgctcagctcccttaagggacaagtctcagcgctctctgtgttttttccagaagcgcctagccagacttccacaggtacgcacgttcctgcagggggtttgtcacatcgtccctccttacaagcggccgttagaaccctggattctgaacagggtgctgctggttctttagaaatcaccattcgagacaatgagagatatttctctctcacgcctttcgcagaaagtggtttttttctagtagcagtcacttcacttcggagagtgtccgagctagctgcattgtcatgcaaagcccctttcctggtgtttcaccaggacaaggtggttctgcgtccggttccggactttctctctaaggtggtatccccctttcatctcaatcaggatatctccttaccttctttttgtcctcatccagttcaccaatgtgaacaggatttgcacttgttagatctggtgagagcactcagactctacatttctcgtacggcgcccctgcgccgctcggatgcactctttgtccttgtcgctggccagcgtaaagggtcaccggcttccaaatcaaccttggctcggtggatcaaggagccaattctcgaagtccaccgttcggctgggcttccggttccctcagggctgaaggtccattctaccagagccgtgggtgcgtcctgggctttgagacaccaggatacggctcagcaggtgtgtcaggcggctacctggtcgagcctgcacactttcacgaaacactatcagttgcatacctatgcttcggcggatgccagcctaggtagacgagtccttcaggcggcgattgcgcacctgtaggaaaaggccgttttacggctctcttacgaggtattattttacccacccagggattgcttttggacatcccaattgtctgggtctcccaatagagcgacaaagaagaagggaattttgtttacttaccgtaaattccttttcttctagctctaattgggagacccagcacccgcccctgtttttttgtgtacacatgtcattcatgttgaatggtttcagttctccgatattccttcggattgaagttactttaaaccagtttataattctttttcctccttcttgcttttgcaccaaaactgagcagcccgtgggagcacggggagtgtataggcagaaggggaggggcttaacacttttgagtgtaatactttgtgctgcctccggaggcatagcctatacacccaattgtctgggtctcccaattagagctagaagaaaaggaatttacggtaagtaaacaaaattcccttcattattaTTATTTCTCGTGCTCCTCCTCCTCTCGTGCTCCTCCTCCTCTCGTGCTCCTCCTCCTCTCGTGCTCCTCCTCCTCTCGCGCTCCTCCTCCCCTCGCGCTCCTCCTCCCCTCGCGCTCCTCCTCCCCTCGCGCTCCTCCTCCCCTCGCGCTCCTCCTCCCCTCGCGCTCCTCCTCCCCTCGCGCTCCTCCTCCCCtcgcgctcctcctcctcctcgcgctcctcctcctcctcgtgctCCTCCTCTCATGTTCCTCTCGTTTCTTCTCTCCCAGGAGTTCTGCCTCTTCGCTGTGGTCGGGTTGGTATCGGACTTCTTCCTGCAGATGTTCTTCTTCACCACCGTATTATCCATCGACATCCGTAGAATGGAGGTACAGTTGGGGTTTCGGGAAGCAGAGGCGTGCAGTGATTCTGTAAACGGCTCAGGTCCGACCCAGTGACTGTCTACACCATTATTACCCCACTGACACATTCCATGCACAATAAGCAGCGATGCGATGGACGGCGTCGGTGTGGCCATATGTGATATATGCGCAGCCATGGTAGCTGTGAAGATCTCCACAAGTGAATCTGTAAATCCCAAGAAATATCTAAACGAGCGTTTTGCCAGATACTTTTCTGGGGTCATCATATATTCATTTTCGTGAATCCGAAATCTTTTGGGCCTGCACCGACTTAATCACTAGAAACCGGAGGCGGCGGCAGAGCCCTGGAGGATCCTCGGCGTGCGGATAcacgtgcagctgcgggacatgaAGCCACGCAGGGCTGAGATACCTGATGAGGACACGTGGCTCTTTCTCCACCTGATTGTGTCTATGCGTGCGGGGCACACGAAGCAATAAGAAACGCGCCGGCGTAATGTGCGCCACATTTATGAAGAGGATGGCGCCTTTTATTACACTTGGTGCATTATAAGCAGCTGCTGCGCCACAAGTGGAAGTCGTGACAGCCGCGCACTACAGATTTCCGCTATTATGTGACTCCATCGGGGTGTGGAGCCACGGTCACATTTATTGAGAGTCAGGGCAGCAAAAAAGCGGTGAAATGTCCACATTGTCGCTCAGGTTTGGTTCGCACAAAGTAGGTCAACTTTTTCATGTCACCCTTTTGCTTTACGGCCCATAAGTTCCCCCATAGTGTATTGACCATCTGTACCCAACCAAGCCGACAAGTAATGATGTTATTAGAGGGTCCCCCAAAATTGAGCTGAATGCAGGGTCTCCCACTGCAGAACCCCCCAACAATGACTGAGTtcccctgcagcgccaccacacatTATCATTGCCATACGTCTACGTTTCATGTGCTGGGTGGGCACACTGGGTCCGGCGCTCCTTGTAGCCCCTCTCTCATCCGGTGCCCACCTCGATGGAAAGCTTCTAATAAGCCCCCCCTTCATTGCAGCTCGCTGACCTGAACAAGAGGCTGCCAGCCGAGGCCTGCATGCCACCATCCAAGCCGCTGTCTCGTGCCCCGAAATACGAGCGTCAGCAAGCCCTGCGCCCCAACACCCCTCACACCATCACCCTGCAGCCCCTGCGAAACCTGCGGCTGCCCAAAAGACTGCGCCTGATCTACTTCTTTGCGAGGACACGACTGGCCCAGAGGATCATCATGGTAAGTGGCAATGACGATGGATGCCCCGCTGTGTGGATGCCCCGCTGTGTGGCCGCCCCGCTGTGTGGATGCCCGGCTGTGTGGCCGCCCGGCTGTATGGATGCCCCGCTGTGTGGATGCCCGGCTGTGTGGCCGCCCCGCTGTATGGATGCCCCGCTGTATGGATGCCCCGCTGTGTGGATGCCCCCGCTGTGTGGATGCCCCCGCTGTGTGGATGCCCCCGCTGTGTGGATGCCCCCGCTGTGTGGCCGCCCCCGCTGTGTGGCCGCCCCCGCTGTGTGGCCGCCCCCGATGTGTGGATGCTCCGCTATGTGGCCGCCCCCGCTGTGGATGCCCCGCTATGTGGATGCCCCGCTATGTGGATGCCTCGCTATGTGGATGCCTCGCTATGTGGATGCCCCGCTATGTGGATGCCTCGCTGTGTGGATGCCCCACTGTGTGGCCGCCCCGCTGTATAGATGCCCCGCTGTATGGATGCCTCGCTGTGTGGCCGCCCCGCTATGTGGCCGCCTCCGCTGTGTGGCCGCCTCCGCTGTGTGGCCGCCTCCGCAGTGTGTCCGCCTCCGCAGTGTGTCCGCCTCCGCAGTGTGTCCGCGGCCGCCCCCGCTGTGTGGCCGCCCCCGCTGTGTGGCCGCCCCCGCTGTGTGGCCGCCCCCGCTGTGTGGCCGCCTCCGCTGTGTGGCCGCCTCCGCTGTATGGATGCCCCCGCTGTGTGGCCGCCCCCGCTGTGTGGCCGCCCCCGCTGTGTGGCCGCCTCCGCTGTGTGGCCGCCCCCGCTGTGTGGCCGCCTCCGCTGTATGGCCCCCTCCCTGTATGGCCACCTCGCTGTACGGCCGCCTGCTGTATAACATGTCCCCTCTACAGGCAGGGACCGTGGTCTGGATCGGGATCCTCCTGTACACCGACCCTGCTGGCCTCCGCACATACCTGACCACCGTTCAGGTCACAGAGCAGAGCCCTCTAGGGGGCGCTGTCGTGCCGCCCATTCCTGTACCCGTTATGCCAGCTTCTGACCCCCAGAGCTCGCTTTCTATCCTCCCCACTGGCTCCTCTCAGCTCCTGGAGAATCAGTCTCAGCGAGACCACAGCGAAATGATGGAGACGCTCAGAGGGGTCTTAGAAGGAAACTCCAGAGGCGGCTGGGCGGAGGAGCAGCGTAAGGACCAAAGCAAGACTGGACCAGAATTGAAGGAAGACCGGGCCCATACGGAGGTCACTTGGGGCCCCGAGGATGAAGAGACGTGGCGTAAACTCTCCTTCCGGCACTGGCCAACCCTCTTCAGCTACTACAATCTCACCCTGGCAAAGAGGTAAGGGTCTCTTGTATGGAGGGTCTGCTGACGCCTTTCTCCTGCGGGGTTCTATAATCTCGTCGCAATGTGTCGTCCCTAGGTATATCAGTATCTTGCCCATGATCCCTATCACCCTGTATCTCACCCCGGAGGAGGTTTCGGAGGCGCGGCATCCTCAGGAGGTCCAGCACTCGCAGATATTTCAGAGGGATGAACGTCCAGAGGAAATCAAAGTGGCTCCATCTGTCCCCAAAACCCCGGGATCCATGGACGTCACCCTGTACAAGTAAGACTAGAAGGATAGCGGCTGCTCCTGACGACCGGCCCTCATGTGACCATTCCCTGTGCCCGGCCCCTGATCTCTCGCCTCTTTCTCCCTTCAGAGTTGGAGCGTTGGGTTTGGCCTCTGGAATTTTGTTGGTTTTGCTCCTCTTCTGTCTTTACCGACTGCTGTGCCCAAAAAACTATGGCCAGAACGGTCTGTCTCACAGCCGCCGGAAGAAAGGGGACCTGCCCTGCGACGACTACGGGTATTCACCGCCAGAGACCGAGATCGTGCCGCTGGTCCTGAGGGGTCATCTCATGGTGCGTGTCCAGACTGTGCCGCCGAGTCTCTGTTTCCGCTGTACTCTCGCCCTCATCCTCTCCCGCTGTCTCGCAGGATATCGAGTGTCTCGCCAGCGATGGGATGCTGTTAGTGAGCTGCTGCCTGGCCGGTCAGATCCGCGTGTGGGACGCTCAGACCGGAGACTGCCTCACCGTCATCCCCAAGCAGGGGTAAGTGGAGAATAACATGGTGCCATTCATGTAGCCAGGAATATGGCGGGAGCCCTGCACCGAGTATAGGGCGCAGAAATAATTATAGCCGCTTACTGGCACATTTCTATCCAGGTCTTTTGTGCGGCCGTTGACCGTGTCCGTATTTCCTCCTGTCCAGGCTGCGCAGGGAGAGCAGTGGGATCTTCGAGTATCAGGACACCTGGGAGCAGTTCTCCGAATGTAAACCCCTTGAGGACTCCTTGGAAAATGGTTACTTGAAGAGGAGACAGCCGCCCTCCCTGCCGCCGCTCTTCTACGATCAGCCCGACCTTTCCAGTCTGATCGATACGAACTTTTGCGAGCAGGTGAAGCCGGAGGAGCCGGGGAGCGGCGGGCAGGGGCCCGAGTCCAGCGGCTACGACTTCAGCAGCCTGGTGCAGCGGGTGTACGAGGAGCACGGAGCCGCCTGCAGCAGTTTTCCTCCTGTCTTCTCTCCCGTCCCCTATGGACAGTGCCAGATCATGCCAGTCGGGCGCAACAGATCACCCGGGAGCCGGGCCGATGGTGGCTGTGCTTCCATTAGAAGGAAGAGCTCGGCAGAAGAGCTGGTGCTCTGTAACGGCACATCCTCACCTGTTTCTGGATGGAGTGAAGATTTCGACAGTTCGGTGTGGAGTTTGGGACTACAAGGAAACCTCATTGTAGCTGGAAGGAGTAACGGGAAGCTCGAGGTATACAGATATGAATGGTTCATGGCTGAGTTTATGGTGATTGGCGGGCCCCTTGCTGCACCTTGTGGAGGTTGGCGAGCCCCTTGCCGCACTTGGTGGAAACTCGTGGGCCATTACATGCGCCTGACGTGCCCCTTGCTGTACCTTGCGGAGGCTGGTGGGCCATTACCTGCGCCTGACATGCACCTTGCGGAGGCTGGTGGGCCATTTTCTGCGCCTGACTTCCCCCTTCTTACACCTGCTGGAGGCTGGCGAGCCCTTTCCTGCACCTGCTGGAGGCTGGcgagccttttcctgcacctggtgGATACTGACGGGCCCTTTTCTGTGCTTGGTGGAGGCTGGCGAGCCCTTTCCTGCGCCTGGTGGAGGCTGACGGGCCATTTCCTGCACATGGTGGGCCCCTTGCTGCACCTTATGGAGGTTGGCGGGCCCCTTGCTGCACATGGTGGAAACCCGTGGGCCATTACATGCGCCTGACATGCCCCTTGCTGCACCTGGCGGAGGCTAATGGGCCACTTGGTGGGCCCCTTGCTGCATCTGGCGGAGGCTGACAGGCCATTTCCTGTGCCTGACGTCCTCTTTCCTGCTCCAGTTGGAGGTTGGCGAGCCCTTTCCTGCTCCAGGTGGAGGCTGGCGAGCCCTTTCCTGCTCCAGGTGGAGGCTGGCGAGCCCTTTCCTGCGCCTGGTGGAGGCTGGTGAGCCCTTTCCTGCACCTGGTGGAGGCCGACGGGCCATTTTCTGCACTCGGTGGCCCCTTGCTGCACCTGGCGGAGTTTGGCAGGCCATTTCCTGCGCCTGATGTCCCCCTTCTTGCACCTGCTGGAGGCTGGCGAGCCCTTTCCTGTGCCTGGTGGAGGCTGGTGAGCCCTTTCCTGCACCTGGTGGAGGCTGGCGAGCCCTTTCCTGCACCTGGTGGAGGCTGGCGAGCCCTTTCCTGCACCTGGTGAAGGCTGGCGAGCCCTTTCCTGCACCTGGTGGAGGCTGGCGAGCCCTTTTCTGTGCCTGGTGGAGGCTGGCGAGCCCTTTGCTGTGCCTGGTGGAGGCTGGCGAGCCCTTTCCTGCACCTGGTGGAGGCTGACGGGCCCTTTTCTGTGCCTGGTGGAGGCTGGCGAGCCCTTTCCTGCGCCTGGTGGAGGCTGGCGAGCCCTTTCCTGCGCCTGGTGGAGGCTGGCGAGCCCTTTCCTGcacctggtggaggctggtgagCCCTTTGCTGTGCCTGGTGGTCCTCTTACTCCACCTGCCGGGCCTCTTGCTCCACCTGGCGGAGGCTGCTGGGCCCCTCGCTGCATTTAGGAAGGTTTATGACCGCATGGCTACTTTGACAGAGTAGCGCTAAATGTTGCACCATAGTGTAAGGAAAGACGGTCGTTTATCTCAACTGTAAAACATAAGTTACTAAAACATCCGAGTCGCAGCCGGACGCAGAGCCAGACATCATGGTGCGCACAGAGGCTCTCCTCGGGATTTCTAGCGCCCTCTACTGGAGGTACCAGTCTTAAATAAACACCGTAATGACACATTAAAGCCGATCCAGAATAGTCTCCAAAAGGAGGTGACCGAcatcagccgcccgctgtcttgagtTTTTTGCACCTCGTCCGTGCAGTAGAGACTCATGGGACGGGGGAGGTCCTCGTCATGTAGCGAGACTCTTTAATCCTTTAACCTGTGGCGTCCATTTTTATCCCCGGCTGTAGCTTGTGTCAAGCGCTGCAGTTTAACCATTTAAGCGCCACCATCAATCCCAGACCTGGTCATTTAAATACCATAATTGCGGTGGCGCTCATGACGCCCCCATGGCTGAAATCTTAGTCCTCTGGGCTTCATAGGAGAGTGTCCATTACACCAAACTCTTAAGTGGTGCACAGAATATCATCGCTTTTAGGGAAAACCTTGTCTCCTCGTGCTCCGAAGCAGCGCTCAGACATCTGCACTAACAGATAAAGAGCCCCGTCCGTCTCCATGTTTtcgctagacaacccctttaatgatgaaTATGGTGTGATGTATCCGGACAGCGTGCACCGTGTCCACAGCCCCTGTGTATTGGATGCATCGGTGGATACTTCAGCTCCATTATTTTTTCTCCCCTATAGGTCTGGGACGCCATCGAGGGGGTCCTCCGCTGCAGTAGTGGTGACGGGCAAAGCGGGATTACTGCACTGGTTTTCTTGAACCACAGGTATGTCCTCGCTGCCGACACCTTGTACCGCCTGTATGTGCAAATCATTGTACGGTCATAACGATGAGGTCTCCATCTTCCAGGATCGTAGCCGCGCGGCTCAATGGCTCCTTGGATTTCTTCTGTCTGGATTTGCAGAAGTCGTCCAGCCCGTTACAGTTCAGAGGTGAGTGATGTCCCGGCCGTCCCCCCGCGGTCTGTGACTAGTGCCTGTGTCGGCTTTTTCCTCTACTTATTGGTTTCTTCTCTGTTCGCTCCGGAGTCCGTGGAGCTTGTAGTAATGAGGTTCTGGTTCCCCAGGAGCAGCCGTCCGCAGCACCGTCCCCAGCTCTCCGCTATACTCCAGCGATGACATTATCCGCTGTCACCTGACCCACACTGTGTCATGTGCCCACCAGAAGCCAATCACAGTGTTAAAAGCCGCGGCCGGACGCCTGGTGACCGGCAGCCAGGACCACACTCTGAAGGTAAGCTATGATTTCTGACTCCGCCCCTTACCCTGCCAGTGATTGGAAACATGACAGTCTGGCCTTTCTGTAGGTGTACCGCCTGGAGGACGCTTGCTGCTTGTTCACACTGCAGGGTCACTCAGGAGGGATCACTGTCATTTATATAGATCAGGTGAGTGTCTGCGCTCTGGACGGGGAGATGCCCCCCACTCGGCCTCCATACTTACTGGTCTTTATCCGCAGACCATGGTCCTGGCCAGTGGGGGACAAGATGGCGCCATCTGTTTATGGGACGTTCTCACCGGCAGTCGGGTGGGCCACATGCACGGGCATCGAGGAGACATCACCTCCCTGTTGTGCACGGCGTCCTACGTCATCAGCAGCGGCCTGGATGATGTGATCAGTATATGGGACCGGAGCTCCGGCATTAAGCTGTACTCCATCCAGCAGGTGAGTGATGATGATGGCAGCCATATCCACTGCTGGTAAAGAAACATGACCGGTACAAAGTGGAAAAGCCGCACCAGGCGGTGCAGACAGTTAATCCGCGGTCGGTCTCTGGCTGTCCCCTACCAGCCGCCCGCCTGTGCCTGTCTGATGGCGTCATGTTCTCTCCTCAGGAATTGGGTTGTGGCTCCAGTTTGGGTCTCATCTCCGACAACCTGCTGGTGACGGGCGGCCAGGGCTGCGTATCGTTCTGGGACATCGGTTACGGAGATCTCCTACAGACCGTCTACCTGGGAAAGTGCGAGGAGGCGCAGCCGGCGCGCCAGATCCTGGTCCTGGACAACGCAGCCATTGTGTGTGACTTTGGCAGCGAACTCAGTCTGGTCTATGTCCCGTCAGTCCTGGAGAAGCTCGACTGAAGGGGGTTATCCCATCACCAAGAGACCAGCTAAAAAAGAAAATCCGTATCCACGAGTTTCTAACTATACTTCCAATGGAATTGTACAATTTACAGCTCCCCGTTTTCTTGGGATCGGCCGTTACCTGTTGGTGATGCCCCTAGAAAATGCAGGACCCCGGAAAGATTCGTAATGAATCGGCAGCACGTGATGGATGAGTAACGCCAGTGCCTCCGCGGTGGGTGCACCTCAGAGAAGGGTCTCTCGGGACCCCCCAGGAGAGATTAGGCAGGCGGTGATGCAGATGATGTCACTGGAGGAATGTGGAAAAAgccgtaaaaaatatatatatatgatctgaTCATGGTGCACTATAAATGATACTGAGTATCGAACCACACGTCATCCCTTCCACTGCAGTGGGACGACAGACCATAGACGGGAAGAGGGATGGGTGGTAGCATAAGGGGCACAAAAAGATACGTAGGGTTGTGATCCAATGTCCATGAGCCCAGACCTACCGGCCGGCATCCTCGGCCCCTGCTGGTGTGATCCCATTACTGCTAATATAGAGGGGGTGCTACCAAAGAATGGCCAGTGTGCAGGGAGGGGAGGAGTACCAGTCCGGACACACCAAGTCTAGGATCGATGGAGGACGAGTGCTGAGGGATAAGGTGCTGTATGTGGTGACCACTCACAACAGTGATGGTGGGAGCTTCATCACCACATCCATAAGTATAAATCCCCCCAGTGTGAGGgcttggatggggggggggggggggggggtttacttaATAAATGCCATCAGCTTTCCCCCTTCCAACCTGCTCTTCCAGGGAGGTGTCATGTCACCCTCCAAGAAAACCCAGATCCAGTAAGATTACTGTGACCAGAATGTGATTATTGTAGCCGGGTTGGTTCTGCTCTCGCCGTATTGTCGCCCACGTGAAGCGTGATGGGTCACATGACGGGATCCGCGGCCCGCCGACGCTGCTGCCCCAGCGATGGTTCATGGCGCCACATTGATACCGTCTTCTGTCAGGTGTGACCGGCGTCCTGGGGTAGAGGAGAATATTTTTGGTAAAGGTTATAATTTATTTTGCTGTAGCTTGGAGCCGCCGAGTGTTCGCTGTACAGACTCTTAGGTTCTTGGAATATTTTTAAtttagtttttgttttgtttttttcgatCTTCTGTAATTTTCTTACATAAAAACTTTCTCTGAAACGTTGtgttgttggggtgtttttgggctAAGTGGGAACATGTAAAGGACCCAGAAAGAGGagcgggatttttttttatttttattttagagaTTATCTAATCCCAAAAAAGTCACCCCCTAATGTCGCATCG encodes the following:
- the SCAP gene encoding sterol regulatory element-binding protein cleavage-activating protein isoform X2, with the translated sequence MPFTDKLREKISQVFYRHGLLCASYPIPIIVFTALCIVACCSPLLKLPLPGTGPVEYITPVKDYSPPPAERSPEDRSDRPDWYLGRPVAYIQQVLVKAVVSPWDKNFLAVDVFRSPLSRVFGLVEEIRNHVLRERSSETSLEDVCLQVTDLLPGLKKLREKLPEHGCLLLSPGNFWQNNREQFNQDPDLIRTIQQHEPKTLQTSATLRDLLFGVPGKQSGISLYNRKRIVTYTITLALRKYDARFLSSLRTRLRQLHPSTNCTTRGHHMVHVHFKEEIGIAELIPLVTTYFILFAYIYFSTRKIDLVKSKWGLALAAVVTVLSSLLMSVGLCTLFGLTPTLNGGEIFPYLVVVIGLENVLVLTKSVVSTPVDLEVKLRIAQGLSNESWSIMKNMATELGIILIGYFTLVPAIQEFCLFAVVGLVSDFFLQMFFFTTVLSIDIRRMELADLNKRLPAEACMPPSKPLSRAPKYERQQALRPNTPHTITLQPLRNLRLPKRLRLIYFFARTRLAQRIIMAGTVVWIGILLYTDPAGLRTYLTTVQVTEQSPLGGAVVPPIPVPVMPASDPQSSLSILPTGSSQLLENQSQRDHSEMMETLRGVLEGNSRGGWAEEQRKDQSKTGPELKEDRAHTEVTWGPEDEETWRKLSFRHWPTLFSYYNLTLAKRYISILPMIPITLYLTPEEVSEARHPQEVQHSQIFQRDERPEEIKVAPSVPKTPGSMDVTLYKVGALGLASGILLVLLLFCLYRLLCPKNYGQNGLSHSRRKKGDLPCDDYGYSPPETEIVPLVLRGHLMDIECLASDGMLLVSCCLAGQIRVWDAQTGDCLTVIPKQGLRRESSGIFEYQDTWEQFSECKPLEDSLENGYLKRRQPPSLPPLFYDQPDLSSLIDTNFCEQVKPEEPGSGGQGPESSGYDFSSLVQRVYEEHGAACSSFPPVFSPVPYGQCQIMPVGRNRSPGSRADGGCASIRRKSSAEELVLCNGTSSPVSGWSEDFDSSVWSLGLQGNLIVAGRSNGKLEVWDAIEGVLRCSSGDGQSGITALVFLNHRIVAARLNGSLDFFCLDLQKSSSPLQFRAVRSTVPSSPLYSSDDIIRCHLTHTVSCAHQKPITVLKAAAGRLVTGSQDHTLKVYRLEDACCLFTLQGHSGGITVIYIDQTMVLASGGQDGAICLWDVLTGSRVGHMHGHRGDITSLLCTASYVISSGLDDVISIWDRSSGIKLYSIQQELGCGSSLGLISDNLLVTGGQGCVSFWDIGYGDLLQTVYLGKCEEAQPARQILVLDNAAIVCDFGSELSLVYVPSVLEKLD
- the SCAP gene encoding sterol regulatory element-binding protein cleavage-activating protein isoform X1 — protein: MPFTDKLREKISQVFYRHGLLCASYPIPIIVFTALCIVACCSPLLKLPLPGTGPVEYITPVKDYSPPPAERSPEDRSDRPDWYLGRPVAYIQQVLVKAVVSPWDKNFLAVDVFRSPLSRVFGLVEEIRNHVLRERSSETSLEDVCLQVTDLLPGLKKLREKLPEHGCLLLSPGNFWQNNREQFNQDPDLIRTIQQHEPKTLQTSATLRDLLFGVPGKQSGISLYNRKRIVTYTITLALRKYDARFLSSLRTRLRQLHPSTNCTTRGHHMVHVHFKEEIGIAELIPLVTTYFILFAYIYFSTRKIDLVKSKWGLALAAVVTVLSSLLMSVGLCTLFGLTPTLNGGEIFPYLVVVIGLENVLVLTKSVVSTPVDLEVKLRIAQGLSNESWSIMKNMATELGIILIGYFTLVPAIQEFCLFAVVGLVSDFFLQMFFFTTVLSIDIRRMELADLNKRLPAEACMPPSKPLSRAPKYERQQALRPNTPHTITLQPLRNLRLPKRLRLIYFFARTRLAQRIIMAGTVVWIGILLYTDPAGLRTYLTTVQVTEQSPLGGAVVPPIPVPVMPASDPQSSLSILPTGSSQLLENQSQRDHSEMMETLRGVLEGNSRGGWAEEQRKDQSKTGPELKEDRAHTEVTWGPEDEETWRKLSFRHWPTLFSYYNLTLAKRYISILPMIPITLYLTPEEVSEARHPQEVQHSQIFQRDERPEEIKVAPSVPKTPGSMDVTLYKVGALGLASGILLVLLLFCLYRLLCPKNYGQNGLSHSRRKKGDLPCDDYGYSPPETEIVPLVLRGHLMDIECLASDGMLLVSCCLAGQIRVWDAQTGDCLTVIPKQGLRRESSGIFEYQDTWEQFSECKPLEDSLENGYLKRRQPPSLPPLFYDQPDLSSLIDTNFCEQVKPEEPGSGGQGPESSGYDFSSLVQRVYEEHGAACSSFPPVFSPVPYGQCQIMPVGRNRSPGSRADGGCASIRRKSSAEELVLCNGTSSPVSGWSEDFDSSVWSLGLQGNLIVAGRSNGKLEVWDAIEGVLRCSSGDGQSGITALVFLNHRIVAARLNGSLDFFCLDLQKSSSPLQFRGAAVRSTVPSSPLYSSDDIIRCHLTHTVSCAHQKPITVLKAAAGRLVTGSQDHTLKVYRLEDACCLFTLQGHSGGITVIYIDQTMVLASGGQDGAICLWDVLTGSRVGHMHGHRGDITSLLCTASYVISSGLDDVISIWDRSSGIKLYSIQQELGCGSSLGLISDNLLVTGGQGCVSFWDIGYGDLLQTVYLGKCEEAQPARQILVLDNAAIVCDFGSELSLVYVPSVLEKLD